One Candidatus Hydrogenedentota bacterium genomic region harbors:
- a CDS encoding DUF1926 domain-containing protein, with amino-acid sequence MKRINLILGCHSHQPVGNFDFVFQDAYDMAYLPFVNVLEHFPDVRVTLHYTGPLWDWFLAHQPEYVTRLRGLVERGQVEIMGGAYYEPMLCAIPERDALAQIGRMQAFCREHFGTEPEGMWLAERVWEPHMARVLAEAGVKYAALDDSHFLCSGLEPEDMYGCYMTEEEGAAIRVFPILERLRYLVPFHPVEETIEYLRERATEDGSRCAVLHDDGEKFGTWPGTHHSVYEEGWLEEFFTALTENKEWIQSVTYSEYIKKHRPLGRTYLTCASYQEMMTWALPAYRQRGLKTARESLARMPELDAQCGPFLRGGFWRNFLTKYPEANTMQKRMLRVSRRLYALQGSHAGSPHLDEAERLLHQGQCNCAYWHGQFGGLYLNHLRSAVYEKLIAADRALDALGGPAGSVVVSTLDFDGDGRPEHVLETDTLAAFVSPHDGGTLFELDFKPGAFNILNTLTRREEPYHDELRLEREEEGDGRVRSIHDHFQSKERGLDQILFYDAYRRASLRDHFYGRDLDVEALYRNETADLGNFAQADYASSFRGTELSLWADGAVECDGPQPLRLRKTVALSPRESRAEIAYDISYDGASAFCGIFGVEFSANLLAGGAPDRYYYTPERDLGRPMLGARLREGDLRQFSLRDEWLRLEVGWRLSEPGSFLAFPLETVSQSECGQERVYQGSVVTVAWPVTLKPGARLSRALAFEVNWLAPAG; translated from the coding sequence ATGAAGCGCATCAACCTGATTCTGGGCTGCCATTCACACCAGCCCGTGGGCAACTTCGATTTTGTGTTCCAGGACGCCTACGACATGGCCTATCTGCCCTTCGTAAATGTCCTGGAGCATTTTCCGGATGTGCGCGTCACGCTGCACTACACCGGCCCCCTCTGGGACTGGTTCCTGGCGCACCAGCCGGAGTATGTGACGCGCCTGCGGGGACTGGTGGAGCGCGGCCAGGTAGAGATCATGGGCGGGGCCTACTACGAGCCCATGCTTTGCGCGATTCCCGAGCGGGACGCGCTCGCCCAGATCGGGCGGATGCAGGCCTTCTGCCGCGAGCATTTCGGGACGGAACCCGAGGGTATGTGGCTGGCGGAACGGGTCTGGGAGCCGCATATGGCGCGTGTGCTGGCAGAGGCCGGGGTCAAGTATGCGGCATTGGACGACTCCCATTTTCTGTGTTCGGGGCTGGAGCCCGAGGACATGTACGGCTGCTACATGACCGAGGAGGAAGGCGCGGCCATCCGGGTCTTTCCCATTCTGGAACGCCTGCGATATCTGGTCCCCTTCCACCCGGTGGAGGAAACGATTGAATACCTCCGCGAGCGGGCGACGGAGGACGGATCGCGCTGCGCGGTGCTGCACGACGACGGGGAAAAATTCGGGACATGGCCGGGGACGCACCACAGCGTGTACGAGGAGGGCTGGCTGGAAGAGTTTTTCACGGCGCTGACGGAAAACAAGGAGTGGATCCAGAGCGTCACGTACTCGGAGTACATCAAGAAACACCGTCCGCTCGGACGCACCTACCTCACGTGCGCCTCCTACCAGGAAATGATGACGTGGGCCCTGCCCGCCTACCGGCAGCGCGGCCTGAAGACGGCGCGCGAATCCCTCGCCCGGATGCCCGAGCTGGACGCGCAGTGCGGCCCTTTCCTCCGGGGCGGTTTCTGGCGGAATTTCCTGACGAAGTACCCCGAGGCCAATACGATGCAGAAGCGCATGCTTCGGGTGAGCCGCCGCCTTTACGCGCTCCAGGGCAGCCATGCGGGCAGCCCGCACCTCGACGAAGCGGAGCGGCTGCTGCACCAGGGCCAGTGCAACTGCGCCTACTGGCACGGCCAATTCGGCGGCCTGTACCTGAACCACCTTCGTTCCGCGGTGTACGAAAAGCTCATCGCCGCGGATCGGGCGCTGGACGCGCTGGGCGGCCCGGCGGGTTCGGTGGTGGTGTCAACGCTGGATTTCGATGGGGACGGGCGCCCGGAACACGTGCTGGAGACGGACACCCTGGCGGCCTTTGTGAGCCCGCACGATGGCGGGACCTTGTTCGAACTCGATTTCAAGCCCGGCGCCTTCAACATTCTCAACACGCTGACGCGCCGGGAAGAACCGTACCACGACGAACTGCGGCTGGAGCGCGAGGAGGAGGGGGACGGGCGCGTCCGGAGTATCCACGACCACTTTCAATCGAAGGAACGCGGCCTGGATCAGATTCTCTTTTACGACGCGTACCGCCGCGCCAGCCTTCGGGATCACTTTTACGGGCGGGATCTGGACGTGGAAGCCCTGTACCGGAACGAAACCGCCGATCTGGGCAATTTTGCACAGGCGGACTACGCGTCCTCGTTTCGAGGCACCGAGCTTTCGTTGTGGGCCGACGGGGCCGTCGAATGCGACGGGCCTCAGCCGCTCCGCCTCCGGAAGACGGTGGCGCTTTCGCCCCGTGAATCCCGCGCCGAAATAGCGTATGATATATCGTATGATGGCGCGAGCGCCTTTTGCGGAATCTTCGGGGTTGAGTTTTCCGCAAACCTGTTGGCGGGCGGCGCGCCCGACCGATATTACTATACGCCGGAACGTGATCTGGGACGCCCGATGCTGGGCGCCCGCCTTCGGGAGGGCGATCTCCGGCAGTTTTCGCTCCGGGATGAGTGGCTTCGGCTGGAAGTGGGATGGAGACTATCCGAGCCCGGAAGTTTTCTCGCCTTCCCCCTGGAGACGGTGAGCCAGTCCGAGTGCGGGCAGGAGCGCGTGTATCAGGGCAGCGTGGTGACGGTGGCCTGGCCGGTGACGTTGAAGCCGGGCGCGCGCCTGTCGCGGGCGCTGGCATTTGAAGTGAATTGGCTCGCGCCCGCTGGCTGA
- a CDS encoding HPr family phosphocarrier protein, producing the protein MQEFSEELLVINKLGIHARPAASLVQCVLAFESDVFVLFNGSRVNAKSIMGLLTLAATQGSRLTVTCKGPDAEAAMNAVRSLFAAGFGEN; encoded by the coding sequence ATGCAGGAATTTTCGGAAGAACTCCTGGTGATTAATAAACTCGGCATTCACGCGCGGCCGGCGGCCTCGCTGGTTCAATGCGTTCTTGCGTTTGAGAGCGACGTGTTCGTTCTATTCAATGGCAGCCGCGTGAACGCGAAGAGCATCATGGGGCTCCTGACCCTGGCCGCGACGCAGGGCAGCCGCCTCACCGTAACGTGCAAGGGCCCGGACGCCGAAGCGGCAATGAACGCGGTAAGATCGCTGTTTGCGGCGGGGTTCGGAGAAAACTAG
- the ptsP gene encoding phosphoenolpyruvate--protein phosphotransferase translates to MLRGIGVSPGIAIGPAAVFGAQRFDIPKYEISDVAEELARLEDAIGKTRSYLKGLHAKTADELGEGHADIFKAHLLLLEDVTLLEEVKSRISSEQLNVEYVLDDLRRHYTDVMNSVEDARFRERATDLQDVVDRLQRNLLDDERGTLRDLFAPAVVVCHEISPSDIVTMDKEHVLGLALDSGSTTSHTAILARALEIPAVMGLRYATAHIDQNAQVIVDGGAGMFIANPGPDTLAHYESERERQIAARDALRGALDLGESRTRDGVAIPALANVELPVELDQELRLAAEGVGLYRTEYLFLNRNTLPTEEEQYASYRQAAESMHPAPVVLRTMDIGGDKFVSHLQISKEENPQLGWRAVRFCLERQDIFKAQLRAMLRASTLGNIQIMFPMISGVEELRKVKQVLREVQDDLKAEGLEYDPGIKIGSMIEVPSAVALTDLLSRECDFFSIGTNDLIQYSLAVDRVNEKIAHLYEPAHPAVLRMIKWTCNAASKAGIPCSLCGEMAGDPLYTEVLIGLGVTALSMSSVSLPLVRAEIAEIDYQEARALGEKVLELGTADEIKALLKSRYSERRAAEHYISRAARAASGSASAQE, encoded by the coding sequence GTGCTCCGAGGGATAGGCGTGTCGCCCGGCATCGCGATCGGGCCGGCGGCGGTATTCGGCGCGCAGCGTTTCGATATCCCGAAATACGAGATATCGGACGTGGCCGAGGAGCTGGCGCGGCTGGAGGATGCCATCGGGAAGACCCGATCCTATCTCAAGGGCCTGCACGCGAAGACGGCCGACGAACTCGGGGAGGGGCACGCCGACATATTCAAGGCGCACCTGCTGCTTCTCGAAGATGTCACGTTGCTGGAGGAGGTGAAGAGCCGCATCAGCAGCGAACAGTTGAACGTGGAGTACGTGCTCGATGATCTCCGGCGCCACTACACGGATGTGATGAACTCCGTGGAAGACGCCCGTTTCCGGGAGCGCGCGACCGATCTCCAGGATGTGGTCGATCGCCTCCAGCGCAACCTGCTCGACGACGAGCGCGGAACCCTGCGCGATCTCTTTGCGCCGGCGGTTGTTGTCTGCCACGAAATTTCGCCGTCGGATATCGTGACGATGGACAAGGAGCACGTGCTGGGCCTGGCGCTGGATTCGGGCAGCACCACCTCCCACACGGCCATCCTGGCGCGCGCGCTGGAGATTCCGGCCGTGATGGGGCTGCGCTACGCCACGGCGCACATCGACCAAAACGCCCAGGTCATCGTGGATGGCGGCGCGGGCATGTTCATCGCCAATCCGGGCCCGGACACCCTGGCGCACTATGAGTCCGAGCGCGAGCGCCAGATTGCCGCGCGGGACGCGCTGCGCGGGGCCCTCGATCTGGGCGAATCCCGGACGCGGGACGGGGTCGCGATCCCGGCGCTGGCCAACGTTGAATTGCCGGTCGAGCTGGACCAGGAACTGCGCCTGGCGGCGGAGGGCGTGGGGCTCTATCGCACGGAGTATCTCTTCCTGAACCGGAATACCCTGCCGACGGAAGAGGAGCAATACGCCTCTTACCGGCAGGCGGCGGAGTCCATGCACCCGGCCCCCGTGGTGCTCCGCACGATGGATATCGGCGGGGACAAGTTTGTGTCGCACCTGCAAATATCGAAGGAGGAGAACCCGCAGCTGGGGTGGCGCGCGGTCCGCTTTTGCCTGGAGCGCCAGGACATTTTCAAGGCGCAGTTGCGCGCGATGTTGCGCGCGTCGACGCTGGGCAACATTCAAATCATGTTCCCCATGATCAGCGGCGTGGAGGAATTGCGCAAGGTGAAGCAGGTGCTGCGCGAGGTGCAGGACGATCTGAAAGCCGAAGGGCTGGAGTATGATCCAGGCATAAAAATCGGCTCGATGATCGAGGTGCCCTCGGCGGTGGCGCTGACGGACCTCCTCTCACGCGAATGCGATTTCTTCAGCATCGGGACCAACGACTTGATCCAGTACTCGCTGGCGGTTGACCGGGTCAACGAAAAAATCGCGCATCTCTATGAACCAGCCCATCCGGCGGTGCTTCGAATGATTAAGTGGACGTGCAACGCCGCCTCAAAGGCGGGTATCCCGTGCAGCCTGTGCGGCGAAATGGCCGGGGATCCGCTGTATACGGAGGTCCTGATCGGCCTGGGCGTCACCGCGTTAAGCATGTCTTCCGTGTCGCTGCCGCTGGTGCGCGCAGAGATCGCGGAAATCGACTACCAGGAAGCGCGCGCGCTGGGCGAGAAGGTGTTGGAATTGGGCACCGCGGACGAAATCAAGGCCCTGTTGAAATCGCGCTACAGCGAGCGGCGCGCGGCGGAGCACTATATCTCGCGCGCGGCCCGGGCCGCCTCCGGCTCGGCTTCCGCGCAGGAATAA
- a CDS encoding 1-deoxy-D-xylulose-5-phosphate reductoisomerase — protein sequence MPGPPKNITILGSTGSIGRSALDVVRHYPGQFNVVGLAAGRNTELLAEQIREFRPRYAAMSDPDAARALAAMDLGVTIIDAPSPLDELARIPADTVLCAMVGAVGLPPLLAAIDAGNRVAVANKEPFVMAGKLVMERAAARGVAVLPVDSEHNAIFQCTMGHAHGDIRCIHLTASGGPFYRRDRASLADVKPAEATRHPTWDMGAKISVDSATLMNKGLEIVEAMWLFDLAPDQIDVVIHPQSIIHSLVEFKDGNILAHLGVTDMRFPILFALTHPERVELPMERLKLTALKALTFDAPDFSAFPCLAYARNAAAAGGTAPAILNAANEVAVEAFCGHRLGFLDISEVVGRVYTGSTIHQDYSLDAVLAADAEARARACEAVKQLGH from the coding sequence GTGCCGGGACCGCCGAAAAACATAACCATTCTCGGGTCCACCGGTTCGATCGGCCGCAGCGCGCTCGATGTGGTGCGCCATTATCCCGGCCAGTTTAACGTGGTCGGCCTGGCCGCCGGCCGAAACACCGAACTGCTCGCGGAGCAAATTCGGGAGTTCAGGCCGCGCTACGCCGCGATGAGCGATCCGGACGCGGCGCGCGCCCTGGCCGCGATGGACCTGGGCGTCACGATAATCGATGCCCCTTCCCCGCTGGATGAGCTCGCCCGCATCCCGGCGGATACCGTGCTGTGCGCAATGGTCGGCGCGGTGGGGCTCCCCCCGCTGCTGGCGGCCATAGACGCCGGGAACCGGGTGGCTGTGGCGAACAAAGAGCCGTTTGTGATGGCGGGGAAGCTGGTGATGGAGCGCGCGGCGGCCCGGGGGGTGGCGGTGCTGCCGGTCGACAGCGAGCACAACGCGATTTTCCAGTGCACGATGGGGCACGCGCACGGGGACATCCGCTGCATACATTTAACGGCCTCCGGCGGGCCCTTCTACCGGCGCGATCGGGCCAGCCTGGCGGACGTAAAGCCGGCGGAGGCGACCCGGCATCCGACGTGGGACATGGGCGCCAAGATCAGCGTCGATTCCGCAACCTTGATGAACAAAGGGCTGGAAATTGTGGAGGCGATGTGGCTTTTTGACCTGGCGCCGGACCAGATCGACGTGGTGATCCACCCGCAGAGCATTATTCACAGCCTCGTGGAGTTCAAGGACGGTAATATTCTGGCCCATCTGGGCGTTACCGACATGCGCTTTCCCATTTTGTTCGCACTAACGCACCCTGAACGGGTAGAATTACCCATGGAACGGCTGAAACTGACCGCCTTGAAGGCGCTCACATTTGACGCGCCCGATTTCAGCGCGTTTCCGTGCCTGGCCTACGCGCGCAACGCAGCGGCCGCGGGCGGGACGGCGCCGGCCATACTGAACGCGGCCAATGAGGTGGCCGTGGAAGCCTTTTGCGGCCACCGCCTGGGCTTCCTCGACATCAGCGAAGTGGTGGGCCGGGTCTATACGGGCAGCACCATACACCAGGATTACAGCCTGGATGCGGTTCTTGCGGCCGATGCGGAGGCGCGGGCGCGCGCTTGCGAGGCCGTGAAACAATTAGGACATTAA
- the rseP gene encoding RIP metalloprotease RseP, with the protein MSSIVIFLLVLSFLVFVHELGHFLAAKACNIYVDRFSIGMPPRIAGFKWGETDYCIGALPIGGYVKMAGQEDAPLTEEEREKDYGTVPPERWFSNKPVWQRLVVLVAGPLANLVLAVVLYGLLAAIGEEVPKSMLEPRIGKVDSAYPAASAALYEVPEGQDTVAREGEPDAVGWKTGDVILRMNGAPIENIIPDLAMNATLHGDGRAHEFLIERAHADGTSTRYSCAVTPARNEGDKYPRFGVEPFSSVLVANILEDTPAAEAGLQPDDIVTRANGEIVDRTTFIELTQDFPEGESLDLMVARGGETLHLTLTPRTVGKFKSMALSAPTQDPEPESSAPMVALIEKSFSEKTGLQRKDRIVSVNGRPMGYEALSELVMESPGETLQVEVERPSILFGLLQRRAQLTLDLPVDDARAIGIAIAPEFVFHRVPPSQVVPEAFRKSYQAVHTTLLTIKGLIVRDVSPKDLGGPVMIFQVTRDAAQMGFGRLVFFTALISINLFVFNLLPLPVLDGGQILINGLEAIRRKPISMVVLERYQTAGLFLIIGLMLYVTWNDVGRLISDLLP; encoded by the coding sequence ATGTCGAGTATCGTGATCTTTCTGCTCGTGCTGAGCTTTCTGGTGTTCGTCCACGAGTTGGGCCACTTTCTGGCGGCCAAAGCGTGCAACATCTACGTGGACCGCTTCAGTATCGGCATGCCGCCGCGGATCGCCGGCTTCAAGTGGGGCGAGACGGACTACTGCATCGGCGCACTTCCAATTGGCGGCTACGTGAAGATGGCGGGCCAGGAAGACGCGCCGCTAACCGAAGAAGAACGCGAAAAGGATTACGGGACGGTGCCGCCGGAGCGGTGGTTCAGCAATAAGCCGGTTTGGCAGCGCCTTGTGGTGCTGGTGGCGGGTCCGCTGGCGAATCTCGTGCTTGCGGTCGTGCTGTATGGGCTGCTTGCCGCGATCGGCGAGGAAGTGCCGAAATCGATGCTTGAGCCGCGGATCGGCAAGGTGGATTCCGCCTATCCCGCGGCATCCGCTGCGCTGTACGAAGTTCCGGAGGGCCAGGACACGGTGGCGCGGGAAGGCGAGCCGGACGCAGTAGGCTGGAAGACAGGCGATGTGATCCTGCGGATGAACGGGGCGCCGATCGAAAACATCATCCCGGATCTCGCCATGAACGCAACGCTTCACGGCGACGGGCGGGCGCACGAATTCCTGATCGAGCGGGCGCACGCGGACGGCACGTCGACGCGCTACTCCTGCGCGGTGACGCCAGCCCGGAATGAAGGCGACAAGTACCCCCGGTTTGGGGTGGAGCCGTTCTCCTCGGTACTTGTGGCGAATATCCTGGAGGACACGCCGGCGGCGGAGGCGGGGCTGCAGCCTGACGACATCGTGACGCGGGCCAATGGCGAGATCGTGGACCGGACGACGTTTATCGAATTGACCCAGGACTTTCCGGAGGGTGAATCGCTGGATCTGATGGTGGCGCGCGGCGGCGAAACCCTGCACCTTACGCTGACCCCGCGTACGGTGGGCAAGTTCAAGTCGATGGCGCTGAGTGCGCCCACACAGGACCCGGAACCCGAATCCTCGGCCCCGATGGTCGCCCTAATTGAGAAGTCGTTCAGCGAGAAAACCGGGTTGCAGCGCAAGGACCGGATCGTGTCGGTGAACGGGCGCCCGATGGGCTACGAAGCCCTGTCCGAACTCGTGATGGAGAGTCCGGGCGAAACGCTTCAGGTGGAAGTGGAGCGCCCGTCGATCCTGTTTGGCCTGCTCCAGCGGAGGGCGCAACTCACGCTCGATCTTCCGGTTGACGACGCGCGCGCGATAGGCATCGCGATCGCGCCGGAGTTTGTATTCCACCGCGTGCCCCCGTCCCAGGTGGTCCCCGAGGCGTTCCGGAAGAGCTACCAGGCCGTCCACACGACGCTGCTGACGATCAAGGGCCTGATAGTGCGCGACGTGAGCCCGAAGGACCTGGGCGGCCCGGTGATGATCTTTCAGGTGACGCGGGACGCCGCGCAGATGGGCTTCGGGCGCCTGGTTTTCTTCACGGCGCTCATCAGCATCAACCTGTTCGTGTTTAATCTGCTGCCGCTGCCGGTGCTCGATGGCGGACAGATTCTCATCAACGGACTGGAGGCCATCCGCCGCAAGCCGATCAGCATGGTGGTGCTGGAGCGCTACCAGACCGCCGGCCTGTTCCTGATCATCGGCCTCATGCTGTACGTCACGTGGAACGACGTTGGCCGGCTGATTTCCGACCTGTTGCCTTGA
- a CDS encoding aspartate kinase — protein sequence MRKVTCKFGGTSLADAQNIRIMASIVQEDPARRFVVPSAPGKRFDGDKKVTDLLYAWHSIASQGLDASEPRRIIQERFETLASELGVEFDVAAQLDEIAGHADNENGADYMASRGEYLNGRLIALLLDAVFIDPADYIRFTNSGDFDPATYTLLGERLSGDGLFVIPGFYGARPDGKIKTFSRGGSDVTGSIVARATGSELYENWTDVPGFLMADPRIVEKPRRIDEVTYQELRELSYMGASVLHDEAIYPVREPGIPIQIRSTRERENPGTRIVAKRVSTHPLCGIAGKSGFSMISIEKALMNRERGFGRRVLTVLEEYGIGWEHMPTGIDTMSLIIRDEELGEAGEKLVEDIERRCVPDSICLTNGLAIIATVGQGMNHHVGVAARLFTALAEANVNVRVIDQGSSEMNIIVGVEEEALAPAVRAIYDAFITWD from the coding sequence GTGAGAAAAGTAACATGCAAGTTCGGCGGCACCTCGCTGGCCGACGCCCAGAACATTCGCATTATGGCCTCCATCGTGCAGGAGGATCCCGCGCGCCGCTTTGTCGTGCCGTCGGCGCCGGGAAAGCGCTTTGATGGCGATAAGAAGGTGACGGACCTGTTGTACGCGTGGCACAGCATCGCCTCCCAGGGCCTGGACGCGTCGGAGCCCCGGCGCATCATTCAGGAGCGCTTCGAGACGCTGGCGAGCGAGCTGGGTGTGGAGTTTGACGTCGCCGCGCAGCTTGACGAGATAGCAGGCCACGCTGACAATGAAAATGGCGCGGATTATATGGCGTCTCGGGGTGAATACCTGAACGGGCGCCTGATCGCGCTGCTGCTGGACGCGGTGTTTATTGACCCGGCGGACTATATCCGCTTCACGAATAGCGGAGACTTCGACCCGGCGACCTACACGTTACTCGGGGAGCGCCTTTCCGGCGACGGCCTTTTCGTAATCCCCGGATTCTACGGCGCGCGCCCGGATGGCAAAATCAAGACCTTCTCCCGGGGCGGGAGCGACGTGACCGGATCGATCGTCGCGCGGGCGACCGGATCGGAACTTTACGAGAACTGGACGGATGTGCCGGGCTTCCTGATGGCGGACCCCCGCATCGTGGAGAAGCCCCGGCGGATTGACGAAGTAACCTACCAGGAGCTCCGCGAACTTTCGTACATGGGCGCGTCGGTGCTCCACGACGAAGCGATCTACCCCGTCCGCGAGCCGGGGATCCCTATCCAGATCCGGAGCACGCGGGAGCGCGAGAACCCGGGCACGCGGATTGTAGCGAAGCGCGTCAGCACGCACCCGCTCTGCGGTATTGCGGGGAAATCCGGCTTCAGCATGATCAGCATCGAGAAGGCGCTGATGAACCGGGAGCGCGGCTTCGGGCGGCGCGTCCTCACCGTGCTGGAAGAGTATGGGATCGGCTGGGAACACATGCCCACGGGCATTGACACGATGTCGCTGATCATCCGCGACGAAGAACTTGGCGAGGCCGGGGAGAAGCTGGTGGAGGATATCGAGCGCCGTTGCGTGCCGGACAGCATCTGCCTGACGAACGGGCTCGCGATTATCGCGACGGTGGGCCAGGGGATGAATCACCACGTGGGCGTGGCCGCCCGCCTTTTCACGGCGCTTGCGGAAGCGAATGTGAACGTCCGGGTAATTGATCAGGGGTCCTCGGAAATGAATATTATAGTGGGCGTGGAAGAAGAGGCCCTGGCGCCGGCCGTCCGGGCGATATACGACGCGTTTATAACCTGGGATTAG
- the pyk gene encoding pyruvate kinase, producing the protein MSMHRRTKIVCTIGPATRTPEMIEKLIDAGMNVARLNFSHGSHEIHRKQIHVIREVAERKNANIAILMDLQGPKIRTGKLEPPHRITLEPGAPFTITSTEIIGSRERVSTTYENLPNDVKAGDRILLSDGTMELAVESVAGSDVHCRVVRGGELGESKGINLPGVQIAEPSLTEKDRLDVALSIEEEADFIALSFVRSADDIRGLRALLAESNSPIGIVAKIERPEALEEFEEIATLSDGVMVARGDLGVEVDFEEVPSIQKRLIQTCNELGVPVITATQMLESMVECGRPTRAEVTDVANAIYDGTDAVMLSAETASGRYPIEACSVMARVARKTDDEMRDRVQDRRMRDLRRDVLAKRRRGLAGVHHNSYADAIGQAVYRMSESLDINRIVCFTSTGYTASAIARFRPGVRITAITNNPVTCRKCALFWGVSGVLTKDFDLIEVMVHEVEEQLLRHEAAECGDTILIVAGTPLAVGGRTNMLKLHTIGDETENPGNRCGGE; encoded by the coding sequence ATGTCAATGCACCGCCGCACCAAGATCGTGTGCACTATCGGGCCCGCCACGCGAACCCCCGAGATGATCGAGAAGCTGATTGACGCCGGCATGAACGTGGCGCGCCTGAACTTCTCCCACGGGTCGCACGAAATCCACCGGAAGCAGATTCACGTAATCCGCGAGGTGGCGGAGCGGAAGAACGCGAACATCGCGATTCTGATGGATTTGCAAGGCCCGAAGATCCGCACCGGGAAACTCGAGCCGCCGCACCGGATCACGCTGGAGCCGGGCGCGCCGTTTACGATCACCTCCACGGAGATCATTGGGAGCCGCGAACGGGTTTCCACGACCTACGAGAATCTCCCCAACGATGTGAAGGCCGGCGATCGGATCCTGCTTTCGGACGGGACGATGGAGCTCGCGGTGGAGTCCGTTGCGGGGAGCGATGTCCACTGCCGCGTGGTGCGCGGCGGCGAGCTTGGCGAAAGCAAGGGGATCAACCTGCCCGGCGTTCAAATCGCGGAGCCCTCGCTCACCGAGAAGGACCGGCTGGACGTGGCGTTGAGCATCGAGGAAGAGGCCGACTTCATCGCCCTTTCCTTCGTGCGTTCCGCGGACGACATTCGCGGGCTTCGCGCGCTGCTGGCGGAGTCCAACAGCCCGATCGGCATCGTGGCGAAAATCGAACGCCCGGAGGCATTGGAAGAGTTCGAAGAAATTGCCACACTGAGCGATGGTGTGATGGTCGCGCGCGGCGATCTCGGGGTCGAGGTGGATTTTGAAGAGGTCCCGTCGATACAGAAACGCCTGATTCAGACGTGTAATGAGCTTGGCGTGCCGGTGATTACGGCCACCCAGATGCTGGAATCGATGGTCGAGTGCGGCCGCCCGACCCGCGCGGAAGTCACCGATGTGGCCAACGCCATCTACGACGGCACGGACGCGGTGATGCTGTCGGCGGAAACGGCGTCGGGCCGCTATCCGATCGAGGCCTGCTCGGTGATGGCGCGGGTGGCGCGCAAGACCGATGACGAGATGCGGGATCGCGTGCAGGACCGGAGAATGCGCGATCTCCGCCGGGATGTCCTCGCGAAGCGCCGGAGAGGTCTTGCGGGCGTCCATCACAACTCATACGCGGACGCGATCGGCCAGGCGGTATACCGGATGTCCGAAAGCCTGGATATCAACCGGATCGTCTGCTTCACTTCGACGGGTTACACGGCCAGCGCGATTGCGCGCTTTCGCCCGGGAGTGCGCATAACCGCGATTACGAACAACCCGGTCACCTGCAGGAAGTGCGCCCTTTTCTGGGGCGTCTCCGGCGTGCTGACGAAGGATTTCGACCTGATCGAGGTGATGGTGCACGAGGTGGAGGAGCAGTTGCTCCGCCACGAGGCCGCGGAATGCGGGGACACCATTCTAATTGTCGCCGGCACGCCCCTGGCCGTCGGCGGCCGGACCAACATGTTGAAACTGCACACAATCGGCGACGAAACGGAAAACCCGGGAAACCGATGCGGCGGGGAATGA
- a CDS encoding class I SAM-dependent methyltransferase has product MPHTTVDEDWYASAFDALYPVVYAHRTVEAATDESAFAIDQLRLCTTCSVLDLCCGNGRHMVHLLKHTPHVTGLDYSPSLLHLARGLLAGEGFLVRADMRAIPFAGAFDAVANFFTSFGYFTRDEENQAVARGIASALKPGGRFFMDYLNPAHVTANLEPESRRRAEDLEIIERRWIDPATRRVNKAMRVLRDGHTLSETSESVRLYSPDELVRLLGQAGLHVEALYGDYGGHPAGDDRPRLIAVGTRS; this is encoded by the coding sequence ATGCCACACACCACGGTCGACGAAGACTGGTATGCCTCCGCGTTTGACGCGCTGTACCCCGTCGTCTACGCGCACCGCACGGTGGAAGCCGCGACCGACGAGTCCGCATTCGCCATCGACCAGTTGCGGCTGTGCACGACTTGTTCGGTGCTGGACCTGTGCTGCGGCAACGGGCGGCACATGGTGCACCTGCTGAAGCATACCCCCCACGTGACCGGGCTCGACTACTCTCCCAGCCTGCTCCATCTTGCGCGCGGGCTTCTGGCCGGGGAGGGTTTTCTGGTGCGGGCGGATATGCGCGCCATCCCGTTTGCGGGCGCGTTCGACGCGGTAGCCAATTTCTTTACAAGCTTTGGTTATTTCACCCGCGACGAGGAGAACCAGGCGGTGGCGCGCGGGATCGCGTCGGCGCTGAAGCCCGGCGGGCGCTTTTTCATGGACTACCTGAATCCGGCGCACGTCACGGCGAACCTGGAGCCGGAAAGCCGGCGGCGCGCGGAGGACCTCGAGATTATCGAGCGTCGCTGGATCGATCCGGCAACCCGGCGCGTGAACAAGGCGATGCGGGTGCTGCGCGACGGCCACACCCTGAGCGAAACGTCCGAGTCGGTACGCCTGTACAGTCCCGACGAGCTGGTGCGCCTTCTGGGGCAGGCCGGGTTGCATGTCGAGGCCCTCTACGGCGACTACGGGGGGCATCCCGCCGGCGATGACCGGCCGCGCCTGATCGCGGTCGGGACGCGGTCCTGA